GACTTCCACGGGATTTATCGACCGGTTTTTGGTGACAGCCGAAGCCTATCATATACCGGCGGTTCTGGTTTTCAATAAGTTTGATTTATACAGCGACCAGACAAAAGATCAGTTAAACGAAGTACTGAGCGTTTACCAGGCTGCCGGATACCGTTGTTTGGTTACTTCGGCAAAAACCGGTTGTCATCTTGATGAATTGAAACAACTTTTAAAAGATAAGATCAGTCTGTTATCCGGCCATTCCGGAGTAGGAAAATCAGCATTAATTAATCGCCTTGATCCTTCTCTTCATTTGAAAGAAGGCGAAATTTCAAAAGCTCATCGCAAAGGAAAACACACCACCACCTTTGCCGAAATGTTTTCACTGAATTTTGGCGGCGAAATTATTGATACGCCCGGAATTAAAGAATTCGGATTAGTCGGCTTTGAAAAAGCAGAACTCGGACACCGGTTTCCCGAAATCAGAAAACTGATGAACCATTGTCGTTTTTCCAACTGTTTACACGTCAGTGAGCCGGGATGTGCTGTACGCGAAGCGGTGGAAAAGGGTACTTTTCCGGCTTTTCGTTATAAAAATTACCTCAACATGCTGGAAGATCTCGATTGATCATTCTTCCGGAAAAACAGTTTGTTATTCCATTCTTTCCAGGGTTACGGTAAAGTGCCGTAAAATAGGAGCCTCTTTAATAATTTTCAGCCCTTTTGTAATTTCATTACGCCGGTCGAACACATTTTTCACGGTAGCAGCAACATAGTCCATATGGTTATTGGTGTAAACACGTCTTGGAATAGCCAGCCGCAGTAGTTCCAGTTCCGGATAACGGTTTTCGCGGGTATCCGGATCGCGGTCAGCCAACAGGGTTCCTATTTCCACCCCTCTTACCCCGCCTTCGATGTAAATTTCCACACCCAGTGTTTGTGCAATAAATTGTTCTTTGGGCAAATTGGGTAAAAAGCGTTTGGCATCAATAAAAACAGCATGTCCGCCAAACGGATATTGTGTAGGAATTCCGTAATCGCGTAGCTGTTGCCCCAGATAGGCTACCTGTTTAATTCGTGTTTCAAGGTAATCAAATTCAGTGCCTTCGTAAAGTCCCTGAGCCAGTGCGTTCATATCGCGGCCCGACATGCCGCCGTAGTTGATAAAACCTTCGAACATGATGTTGTACAGGGTCGCTTTTTCGAAGAGTTCGCGTTCGCGAAAGCCGATGAATCCGCCCATATTCACAATGGCGTCTTTTTTGCTGCTCATGGTCATGCCGTCGGCGTACGAAAACATTTTACGTACAATATCGCGAATCGACCAGTTTTTATAGGCTTCTTCGCGTAATTTGATGAAATAAGCATTCTCGGCAAACCGTGCCGAATCAAAAAAGACCGGAATACCATATTTTTCGGCCAGTTTTTTTACGGCCTGCATATTTTCGATAGAAACCGGTTGTCCGCCTGAAGAATTGCAAGTGATGGTGACCATAATCAGCGGGATTCGCTCGCGCGGATATTTTTTTAATACATCTTCCAGCTTGTTCAGGTCGATATTTCCTTTAAAAGGATGATCCAGTTCGGTATGGAAAGCTTCGTTAATCGTGCAGTCCACAGCATGAGCTTTTCTGAATTCGATATGGCCTTTGGTGGTATCGAAGTGTGAATTGCCCGGAACGATATCTCCGGCTTTGATCATCGTGGAAAAGAGAACATTTTCGGCTGCTCTTCCCTGATGGGTAGGTAAAAAGTATTCGAAACCGGTAATTTCCTGTATGGCTTCTTTTAATTTGTAATACGATGATGCGCCGGCATAACTTTCATCACCCAGCATCATGGCTGACCATTGTTTATCACTCATGGCTCCGGTTCCGGAGTCGGTAAGCAAGTCGACAAAGACATCTTCGCTGCGCAAATTAAACAGATTGTAATGTGCTTCTTTTATTTTTTGAATTCGTTCTTCGCGCGTTGTTCTTTTAATGGTTTCAACCACTTTTATTTTATAGGATTCTGCAAAAGGTAACTCCATTTTTTTTACGATTTAAAATGAAAAATAAGTTTGAAAATAACCTGAAATAAGAAAAAGGAGGGGACAGGTTTAGCAGAATCTGTCTCTTTCTTTGATATTCAGAAAGATCGCTTTAGGATGTATGTTTGCCAATGACAACATGATCATCAGATTTGATGCAAAGGTAATCATTCTGCAGGAATATTCATACCGCTGATTTTCGAAATGGATGCCATCAGCTAATTCTTATTTTGATGTTTTGTATTTCCCTCTTTAGACTCTGCAAACTTTGGTCATTAGTCATTGTTGATTGGTTGATTTTAAACAGTTTATGATTTTGCATTTGGGTGTTTAAGATTTTTTTGTGATTTGCTTTTTTGTCTTTTGAAATTTCCCACTTTAGGCACTTGAAGTACTTGAAGGACGTCTCTTTTCAAGTCGGACAGGACTTGAAAAGTGGAGGCATAAACACAGACGAGCCGAAATTATCGTTTGATTTTCAATGCTTTATCATGTTTTCATTGCATCCTGAACGGAGCGATAGCGAAGTGAAGAATCTCAAAAATAATTACGGTAGTTAAACGAGATGCTTCGCGTTGCTCAGCAGGACAAACCGGTTGGTTTTTGGGATTTGAGATTCTTTTGTGATTTGCTTTTTTGTTTTTTGGGTTTTCTAACTTTAAGCACATTTTCCTTCATCGAAACCAGATGGTATCACATCAAAATAGAAATTAGCCTTACCAACCGTTATAAAAGCAACAGCCCTCCCCCGTCAAACAGCGGGCCGTCATACAATTCTACCGGCTGGAACCCCTTTTTTTGGATAAACTGTTTCAGTTTGTCCCCTTCGGGATAGTGTGATAAAGAGCCGGTAATCAGTATTTTATTTTCATATAAGCCCAGGCATCCTCCGAGAAAACCATGTGAAAAGCCCGGAAGAACAATTCCTTCCGGTGAAAAATATTCCGGTTGAAGTCCTTCTTTTTTCAGTGCTTTTTCAATTCCTTTGTCAGAAGTGATAAAAAGATCTTCTTTTAAATGCAGTAAATTACACCGCACATATCCCTGTTTTACGGCAATCAGTTTTTTATCGGTGAAGGTTTCCAGGATGCGTTTATCCGTAATTTGGGGATGGTGGATGATAAAATCTGATGTGATGACAGCATTGTAACGGGCAGTGTGAGGATAACGGTTTTCAGCCGGTAGATTTCCGGTTTGAAAAGAAATACCGTTGTTCTTTAATAGCTGCAAATATTCTTCAGGAAGATTGGGAGCCACGACCAATTGCCGGTCACCGGAACAGAAAAAAATATCCGGATGTCCGGAAATGGCATCATAAACCAGTTTCCGGGTGTAAAACGGAATAAACTGACCGTAATGGCTTAGATTTTTCCGGACCGCAAGCGGAAGCCGGGCATCTCCCAGAATGAACATAATTTTGAGTAATTTAACCGACTCAAAATTACATGGAAATATGAAACGCAAAAAACCAGGTAAAACCGTCAGCCTGCTCATGGTTTTGCTGATTTACATTTTGGCTTTTCTGGTGGGGTTCTGGGGAGTCTTGGAATTGAAAATACCTTCTCCGTTATGGCAAACGGCTTATGCCAACCTGATGGCTGCTGTGGTAATTTATTTCTTCAGCAAGTTTATGGATAATTCCAGTCTGTTTACTCCTTTTTGGAGCATTGCTCCCATTTTAACTGCTTTTTACTGGCTGCTCCCCAACTTATTCATGAAAACCATTTCGTTTTATCAGTGGGTAGGCATTGCGCTGATTTTGTTTTGGGGTTTGCGGCTTACCCTGCACTGGATGCTGCGTTGGGAAGGTTTCCGGCAGGAAGACTGGCGTTTTCAGGCGTTGCGAAAACAAACCCGTCATTGGTATTGGACTTTCAGTTTGGTGGCCATCCATCTTCTGCCGACGGCACTTGTTTTTTTAGCCACGTTACCGCTTTATTTTGTTTTCGAACGGCCGCCAACAGTCCCGGTTACCGGCATTTGGGTTGTTGCTGTTTTTATCATGGTACTGGGAGTTGGCCTGGAAACGGTGGCTGATTTTCAGCTCCTGAAATTTAATGGCAATACTTCGAACCGGAATAAGCTTTTGCGTTCCGGAGTCTGGGCAAAATTATCCCATCCGAATTATGTGGGCGAAATGCTTTTTTGGTGGGGCATTTATTTATATGCCATTTCTTTTTATTTGCCTTTGTGGCGTCTTTTTCTCGGGCCGACGCTTATCACCTTCACGTTTTATTTTATTTTAATTCCCTGGATGGATAAACACCTTGAAAACAGAAAAAATGATGGAAAATAAATGGAAATTAAACGGAAAAACAGCACTTGTTACCGGAAGTACAAAAGGAATAGGAAAAGCCACCGCTGAAGAACTGGCTGCGTTGGGTGCTACGGTTATTATTACGGCTCGCCATGCGGAAGATGTGGAAAAACAGGTTGAACAATTGCGGAAAGACGGTTTTCGTGCCTATGGAACAGCGGCAGATGTTACGTTGGAATCTGACCGGCTAAAGCTGTTTCGTTTTGTGAAAAATACGGTTTCGGGTTTGGATATTCTTGTGAACAATGTGGGAACCAATATTCGCAAACGTATGACCGATTATCTTGTGGAAGAATACCACCACATTTTAAATACGAACATGCATTCGAATTTTGCACTGACCCAGCTTTTTTATCCGTTGCTAAAAGCATCAAAAGATGCTGCGGTGGTCAATGTGCTTTCGGTAGCCGGACTAACCCATTTGCGTTCAGGTGCTCCTTACGGGATGACCAAAGCTGCACTGACCCAGCTTACCCGTAATTTATCGGTTGAATGGGCTTCGGATGGCATTCGGGTCAATGCTGTTGCTCCCTGGTACACGAAAACTCCTTTGGTAGAACAATTGTTGAAAGACAAAAAATATTATCAGGATATTTTGACACGGACTCCCTTGAAACGCCTGGCTGAAGCCGAAGAAGTAGCTTCTGCTATTGCTTTTCTTTGTTTGCCTGCTGCCTCTTATATTACCGGACAATGTCTGGCTGTTGACGGCGGCTTTTTGATTAACGGGTTTTAAGCAGGTCCTGCTTTTAATGCCGATAAAAAAGATTCAATTCCTTTTGCTTTGGGATGAAGCGGCTGCTTACGCAAAATGACGGCCAATTCATGAAGCAGCCGGCGAATGATCTCAATATTACTGCACGGAAGAAAGAATTTATCCTGCGGAGTAATCCGGAGCTGCTTCAGGTACAATTCAATTTCGCTTTTTCTGAAAATAGCTCCTTTGTTGAAAGGGTTGATATAGAACAGAATGTCCTTTTCCTGGATGCTTTTTGCCGGAACCGGTAGAGACGATCCGTTGGTGTACGCAAGAATGAAATGGCGTGGCAGGTTCACACCATACACCGGTAATCCGAGCCGCCGGGCAATGATAAGATAAAGCATCCCCAGCGATAACGGATTTCCCCGTTGCATCCGGAGTACATTTCCCAGCAAATAAGCTGGAACCATGGCTTTTTTTTCTTGTAAGGCCCCGTATTGATAAACATTGTAGAAAACATGATTAACCACCCGGATTTTTTCCAATGCAGTTAAGTCCTGGTTCATTTCAACCCAAACGTCGCGATATAGTTTACTTACCGATTCTTTTTGTTTTTCCGGATCGTCGTCAGGAGAGAGATAAGACGAAATAAGAATCCAGGCATCTAAAAGATGATGGCTTTGTGTAGCGGCCCACAGTTTTAATTTTTCAAAAGTATCGTTTGTGCGAAGGGTATAGATGATCTCCTCAAGCCGTTGGGTAATGATGGAACCCGGAAAATTGCTTTCGGCTTCTTCCAGTTCAGGAATGGCTTCAATTCCCAGCGCCAGAATCTGCATGCGGATGGTGGCATAAAGTTTTTCATCCGGTTCGTCCAAAAGCCGGATCATAGCATCCAGTGTTTTTTTAAATTTTTTTTCGGGCATGGGCATACAATTACCGGCAATAAAAGTACGGCTTTGCAAAAATAAAACTCGGAAAAAGGAAAAATGTTTTACACAATTTTCACCAGAAAATAGTTTTTCTTTCCTTTTTGCACGAGGATATACCGGTTTTTCAACAGGTCGTTGGAGCTCAGTGAGTAATTTTCGTCTATGCGGTTTTTGTTAATCATCACAGCACGGTCTTTTAACATCCGGCGGGCTTCTCCATTCGATTTAAAAATACCGGTTTTCCCGGCAAGGAAATCCAGTAAGCCAATACCGGCTTCGAAATCGGCACGAGAAACTTCCGGTTGCGGAACACCTTTAAAAATATCCAACAGCGTACGTTCGTCCAATTTTTGCAGCATCTCGGTGGTTCCTTTCCCAAAAAGGATTTGTGATGCTTCTACGGCAGCCTGATAATCGGCTTCGGAATGAACACGAACCGTAATGTCTTTAGCCAGTGTTTTTTGTAATAACCGGAGATGAGGTGCTTTTTTATGTTCTTCGATAAGCTGCTCAATTTCTTCCCGCGAGAGAAGGGTAAAGATCTTGATATATTTTTCAGCATCTTCGTCCGATACGTTCAGCCAAAACTGATAAAATTCGTAAGGACTGGTACGTTCCGGATCGAGCCATACGTTTCCGCTTTCGGTTTTCCCGAATTTGCCTCCGTCAGCTTTAGTAATCAGCGGACAGGTAAGGGCAAAAGCTTCATTTTCATGTCCCAGTTTACGGCGAATCAATTCGGTTCCGGTGGTGATGTTTCCCCATTGGTCAGCTCCGCCCATCTGTAATTTGCAGTTTTCATGTTCATACAAATACAGAAAATCATATCCTTGTACCAACTGGTACGAAAATTCGGTAAACGACATTCCCGATTTACTGTCTGCCCCGATGCGTTTTTTCACCGATTCTTTGGCCATCATATAATTGACGGTAATGTGTTTCCCGATATCGCGAATGAATTCCAGGAAAGTGAAATTTTTCATCCAGTCGTAGTTGTTGACCAGCAAAGCCCGGTTATCGGCATCACTTTCAAAATCAAGAAATTTAGCGAGTTGTTTTTTTATTCCTTCTTCATTTTTGCGCAACGTGGCTTCGTCAAGCAAGTTCCTTTCCTGTGATTTTCCGGAAG
The sequence above is drawn from the Candidatus Sulfidibacterium hydrothermale genome and encodes:
- a CDS encoding tryptophanase, producing MELPFAESYKIKVVETIKRTTREERIQKIKEAHYNLFNLRSEDVFVDLLTDSGTGAMSDKQWSAMMLGDESYAGASSYYKLKEAIQEITGFEYFLPTHQGRAAENVLFSTMIKAGDIVPGNSHFDTTKGHIEFRKAHAVDCTINEAFHTELDHPFKGNIDLNKLEDVLKKYPRERIPLIMVTITCNSSGGQPVSIENMQAVKKLAEKYGIPVFFDSARFAENAYFIKLREEAYKNWSIRDIVRKMFSYADGMTMSSKKDAIVNMGGFIGFRERELFEKATLYNIMFEGFINYGGMSGRDMNALAQGLYEGTEFDYLETRIKQVAYLGQQLRDYGIPTQYPFGGHAVFIDAKRFLPNLPKEQFIAQTLGVEIYIEGGVRGVEIGTLLADRDPDTRENRYPELELLRLAIPRRVYTNNHMDYVAATVKNVFDRRNEITKGLKIIKEAPILRHFTVTLERME
- a CDS encoding DUF6873 family GME fold protein, which produces MFILGDARLPLAVRKNLSHYGQFIPFYTRKLVYDAISGHPDIFFCSGDRQLVVAPNLPEEYLQLLKNNGISFQTGNLPAENRYPHTARYNAVITSDFIIHHPQITDKRILETFTDKKLIAVKQGYVRCNLLHLKEDLFITSDKGIEKALKKEGLQPEYFSPEGIVLPGFSHGFLGGCLGLYENKILITGSLSHYPEGDKLKQFIQKKGFQPVELYDGPLFDGGGLLLL
- a CDS encoding DUF1295 domain-containing protein, giving the protein MKRKKPGKTVSLLMVLLIYILAFLVGFWGVLELKIPSPLWQTAYANLMAAVVIYFFSKFMDNSSLFTPFWSIAPILTAFYWLLPNLFMKTISFYQWVGIALILFWGLRLTLHWMLRWEGFRQEDWRFQALRKQTRHWYWTFSLVAIHLLPTALVFLATLPLYFVFERPPTVPVTGIWVVAVFIMVLGVGLETVADFQLLKFNGNTSNRNKLLRSGVWAKLSHPNYVGEMLFWWGIYLYAISFYLPLWRLFLGPTLITFTFYFILIPWMDKHLENRKNDGK
- the rsgA gene encoding ribosome small subunit-dependent GTPase A, which translates into the protein MSELLHGVVIRSTGSWYTVKTNDGKFYRCKLKGRFKIKGIRTTNPLAVGDQVAFRLTEIPETGLIVQIGERKNYIIRKATNLSKATHIIAANVDQAVLIASLENPRTSTGFIDRFLVTAEAYHIPAVLVFNKFDLYSDQTKDQLNEVLSVYQAAGYRCLVTSAKTGCHLDELKQLLKDKISLLSGHSGVGKSALINRLDPSLHLKEGEISKAHRKGKHTTTFAEMFSLNFGGEIIDTPGIKEFGLVGFEKAELGHRFPEIRKLMNHCRFSNCLHVSEPGCAVREAVEKGTFPAFRYKNYLNMLEDLD
- a CDS encoding transglutaminase-like domain-containing protein, whose protein sequence is MPEKKFKKTLDAMIRLLDEPDEKLYATIRMQILALGIEAIPELEEAESNFPGSIITQRLEEIIYTLRTNDTFEKLKLWAATQSHHLLDAWILISSYLSPDDDPEKQKESVSKLYRDVWVEMNQDLTALEKIRVVNHVFYNVYQYGALQEKKAMVPAYLLGNVLRMQRGNPLSLGMLYLIIARRLGLPVYGVNLPRHFILAYTNGSSLPVPAKSIQEKDILFYINPFNKGAIFRKSEIELYLKQLRITPQDKFFLPCSNIEIIRRLLHELAVILRKQPLHPKAKGIESFLSALKAGPA
- the tyrS gene encoding tyrosine--tRNA ligase, with product MKNFVEELRWRGMIHDVMPGTEEYMKQHMTSGYVGIDPTADSLHIGHLVGVMMLKHLQLAGHRPIALVGGATGMIGDPSGKSQERNLLDEATLRKNEEGIKKQLAKFLDFESDADNRALLVNNYDWMKNFTFLEFIRDIGKHITVNYMMAKESVKKRIGADSKSGMSFTEFSYQLVQGYDFLYLYEHENCKLQMGGADQWGNITTGTELIRRKLGHENEAFALTCPLITKADGGKFGKTESGNVWLDPERTSPYEFYQFWLNVSDEDAEKYIKIFTLLSREEIEQLIEEHKKAPHLRLLQKTLAKDITVRVHSEADYQAAVEASQILFGKGTTEMLQKLDERTLLDIFKGVPQPEVSRADFEAGIGLLDFLAGKTGIFKSNGEARRMLKDRAVMINKNRIDENYSLSSNDLLKNRYILVQKGKKNYFLVKIV
- a CDS encoding SDR family oxidoreductase; its protein translation is MMENKWKLNGKTALVTGSTKGIGKATAEELAALGATVIITARHAEDVEKQVEQLRKDGFRAYGTAADVTLESDRLKLFRFVKNTVSGLDILVNNVGTNIRKRMTDYLVEEYHHILNTNMHSNFALTQLFYPLLKASKDAAVVNVLSVAGLTHLRSGAPYGMTKAALTQLTRNLSVEWASDGIRVNAVAPWYTKTPLVEQLLKDKKYYQDILTRTPLKRLAEAEEVASAIAFLCLPAASYITGQCLAVDGGFLINGF